Genomic DNA from Deinococcota bacterium:
CGTAGAGGCTGAGCTGCTGGGTGATGGTCGAGTCGTAGAAGCGCCACGTCAGCCGCAGCGTTGCCCGGAGCGGCCCCTCCTCTTCGACCTCGGCGTGAGCAAGCTCGGTCACCTCCCGCACCTTCTCCTGATAAAAAGGATCGATGTCCCAGGCGTCGAAGGCCAGCGGCTTGTCCTGGAAGACCTGAAAGACGTTGCCACGAGCGCCAGGGGCGAGCACCTCGCGGCCGTGCTCCTTGTCGAACAGCGAGCGGATCTGCCCGCGCTCGCTCAATTCGAGTCGGTAGAAGGCGTTCTCGAGGTGGCGGGAGGAGACGGTGAGAGGACTAGGAGTGAGAAGACTGGGGACTGAGGACTGTTCGCGAGGCTCCACGAAGTGAGGGCCGAGAGGATAGGCCCGGTAGCCCAGCGAGGGGACACCCTGGACGTGGACGAGCAGCGTCTTCTGCCCGCCCTCCTGGGCGACCTGGCTGGGCATCTTGGCAGCGAGCGCCTCGGTCCAGGGCAGCTCGACTAAGCCGTCGCGCGGCCAGGAGAGCGCGTTGAAGACCACCAGGCTCTCCCGCTCGAGCCCGAGCCTCCCCAAGACGGTATCCTGCGCCACTTGCAGGGCCTTCCTCCCGATGACCTCGATCCGCGCGTAGTCCGCAGCGCTGTCCTCGTAGACCTCCCGGATGGAGGAGCCCGGCAGGACGTCGTGGAACTGGTTGTAGAGGATGAGCTCCCAGCCCTCGCGGAGGTCGGGGTAGTCCGCGCCGCCGAGGACCGCGGCCAGCGCCGCGAGCCACTCGGCCTCATGGTAGAGGACTTCGGCCTTGCGGTTGGCGCGCTTGACCTGCGCCTGCGAGGTGTAGGTACCGCGGTGGTACTCGAGGTAGAGCTCGCCGTCCCAGACGGGCACGTCCTTGTCCTCAAGGCGCTCGTTCAGACGCTTGAAGTACGGCTCGACGTGGCCCAGTTCCACCTTGGGAAAGCCCGGCAGGTCCTTCATGACGCCTACGGTCTCGAGCATCTCCCGGGTGGGCCCGCCGCCGCCATCACCCCAGCCGTAGGCCAGGAGCAACTCGTCATTGAGGTCCTTTTGCCGGTAGTTGTCCCAGATGCCTTTGATGTCCCAGGGTAGAAACTCGCCGTTGTAGGTGTAGTGCCCCGAGCCGCGCTCGGGCGTGGTGATGAAGTGCGTGAGGATCTCGCTGCCGTCGAGGCCGCGCCAGCGGAAGGTGTCGTGGGGAAAGCGATTGAACTGGTTCCAGGAGATCTTGGTGGTCATGAAAGAGTCGATGCCGCTGCCCTTCAGGATCTGCGGCAGGGCCCAGGAGTAACCGAAGACATCGGGCAGCCACAGTACCTTCGTTTCCACACCGAAGGTCTCGCGCATATAGCGCTTGCCGTAGAGAAGCTGCCGGATGAGCGACTCGCCCGAGGGCAGGTTGATGTCCGGCTCGACCCACATCCCGCCGGTCACCTCCCACGCCCCCGAAGCGATCTTCTCCCCCACCCGCGCGAACAGCTCCGGGTAGTCCT
This window encodes:
- a CDS encoding alpha-mannosidase yields the protein EDLRGLERGKPTIKGVGHSHIDLAWLWRLAHSREKAARTFSTVLHLMRQYPDYHFMHSSPQLYKFLSEDYPELFARVGEKIASGAWEVTGGMWVEPDINLPSGESLIRQLLYGKRYMRETFGVETKVLWLPDVFGYSWALPQILKGSGIDSFMTTKISWNQFNRFPHDTFRWRGLDGSEILTHFITTPERGSGHYTYNGEFLPWDIKGIWDNYRQKDLNDELLLAYGWGDGGGGPTREMLETVGVMKDLPGFPKVELGHVEPYFKRLNERLEDKDVPVWDGELYLEYHRGTYTSQAQVKRANRKAEVLYHEAEWLAALAAVLGGADYPDLREGWELILYNQFHDVLPGSSIREVYEDSAADYARIEVIGRKALQVAQDTVLGRLGLERESLVVFNALSWPRDGLVELPWTEALAAKMPSQVAQEGGQKTLLVHVQGVPSLGYRAYPLGPHFVEPREQSSVPSLLTPSPLTVSSRHLENAFYRLELSERGQIRSLFDKEHGREVLAPGARGNVFQVFQDKPLAFDAWDIDPFYQEKVREVTELAHAEVEEEGPLRATLRLTWRFYDSTITQQLSLYAHSRRIDFRSEVNWQEAQLLLKVAFPVNVRATRATYDIQFGNLERPTHWNTSWDWARFEVVGHKWADLSEGNYGVALLNDCKYGHDIRNSVMRLTLIKSAVRPDARADKGEHVFTYSLLPHAGTWREGEVVQEAYALNVPLRAALAAPGTTEGGLPGHFSFAEVSAEHVILETIKRAEEGDAWIVRVYESKQYRSDRVTLRFGRKVLRASRCNLVEEVVEEGDEPVLFEDDRLSFAIYPYEIKTFKIWLA